The Marinilongibacter aquaticus genome has a window encoding:
- a CDS encoding SDR family oxidoreductase, translating into MNKKETVLVTGGTGFVGLRVILQLLEKGYAVRTTVRNTKGIDQIKETLKAHGLLSMDKLSFIEAELTQDTNWAKAMQDCQYVLSIASPVFFDKPKSEEEAIRPAVEGILRILKFAEQTGVKRVVMTSNFGAVGFTQTDKTRETTEEDWTNTEAKGLSLYEKSKTLAEKAAWEYVKNQSGNLEFATINPVAILGPSLNNHVSGSFILLKLLLNGTLKAIPDLPLNIVDIRDVAELHILAMENPQAKGQRFIATADGQTSLREMAQLIRDKRPEVAQNVAERKLPVWILKIASLFNHQAEESLFMSKMNRNVSNSKAKEILGWKPIASQEETILAAVDTMIAHNLIKA; encoded by the coding sequence ATGAACAAGAAAGAAACAGTACTGGTGACAGGCGGAACGGGCTTTGTAGGCTTGCGGGTGATTTTGCAACTATTGGAAAAAGGCTACGCAGTTCGCACCACTGTCCGCAATACAAAAGGAATCGACCAAATAAAGGAAACATTAAAAGCCCATGGCCTCCTTTCAATGGATAAACTCTCTTTTATTGAAGCCGAACTCACACAAGACACCAATTGGGCAAAGGCCATGCAAGATTGTCAATATGTTTTAAGCATTGCTTCTCCAGTATTTTTCGACAAACCCAAGAGCGAAGAAGAGGCCATTCGGCCAGCGGTTGAAGGCATTTTGCGAATCTTGAAGTTTGCTGAGCAAACCGGGGTCAAGCGTGTGGTGATGACCTCGAATTTTGGAGCAGTTGGTTTTACACAAACAGATAAAACCAGGGAAACGACAGAAGAAGATTGGACGAATACCGAGGCCAAAGGACTTTCACTTTACGAAAAATCAAAAACATTGGCCGAAAAAGCCGCTTGGGAATACGTGAAAAACCAAAGCGGAAACTTGGAATTTGCCACAATAAACCCAGTTGCCATTTTGGGTCCATCCTTAAACAACCATGTATCCGGGAGCTTTATCTTATTGAAACTGTTGCTCAACGGCACCTTAAAAGCCATTCCCGACTTGCCGCTAAACATTGTAGACATCAGAGACGTGGCCGAATTGCACATTCTGGCCATGGAAAATCCGCAGGCTAAAGGACAGAGATTTATTGCCACGGCCGATGGGCAAACTTCCTTGCGAGAAATGGCCCAATTGATTCGCGACAAAAGGCCCGAAGTGGCCCAAAATGTAGCGGAAAGAAAATTGCCCGTTTGGATACTGAAAATCGCTTCGCTTTTCAACCATCAAGCGGAAGAAAGCCTATTCATGTCGAAAATGAACCGAAACGTGAGCAACAGCAAAGCCAAAGAAATCTTGGGCTGGAAACCCATTGCGTCTCAGGAAGAGACCATTTTGGCCGCAGTAGACACGATGATTGCACACAATTTGATCAAAGCATAA
- a CDS encoding helix-turn-helix domain-containing protein, with protein sequence MRTITDDIRTNILQEQYIPDHLFIYVLKGAIRVFDGNKSLSYQAGDACIARKNRLAKYELLPSKEPFEPILFCFDEPFLLEFREKHAIKAEPVASKETFLEVKKSSLIDSFIQSIKPYYKGAMELDEAFEDLKYEELLIILLKNRPELTNLLFDFRKPGKIDLEDFMVQHYKFNVSVSRFAYLTGRSLSAFKRDFKAIFNETPSRWLVERRLQEAYFLMDKKAQKPSDIYTDLGFESLSHFSTSFKKAYGYTPSILASKPNKNPNP encoded by the coding sequence ATGCGAACCATTACCGACGACATTCGAACAAATATTCTGCAAGAGCAATACATACCCGACCACCTCTTTATATATGTGCTGAAAGGAGCCATTCGAGTGTTTGACGGCAACAAAAGCCTTTCCTATCAAGCCGGAGATGCTTGCATTGCCCGAAAAAACAGATTGGCCAAATATGAGCTTTTGCCCAGCAAAGAACCCTTTGAGCCCATTTTATTCTGTTTTGACGAACCTTTTCTGCTCGAATTTCGGGAAAAGCACGCGATCAAAGCCGAACCCGTTGCGTCAAAAGAAACCTTTCTCGAGGTTAAGAAATCATCCTTGATCGATAGTTTTATCCAATCCATTAAACCCTATTACAAGGGGGCCATGGAATTGGACGAAGCTTTCGAGGATTTGAAATACGAGGAGTTGCTAATCATTCTTCTCAAAAATCGCCCCGAACTGACCAACCTCCTTTTCGATTTCAGAAAACCGGGAAAAATCGACCTCGAAGACTTTATGGTACAGCACTATAAATTCAATGTCAGTGTTTCTCGCTTTGCTTATCTTACGGGTCGTAGCCTCTCTGCATTTAAAAGAGATTTCAAAGCCATTTTCAACGAAACTCCAAGCCGATGGTTGGTCGAAAGGCGTTTGCAGGAAGCCTATTTTTTAATGGATAAGAAAGCTCAAAAACCTTCGGATATTTATACAGACCTCGGTTTTGAAAGTCTGTCGCACTTTTCCACGTCCTTCAAAAAGGCCTACGGATATACCCCCTCAATTTTGGCGTCAAAACCGAATAAGAACCCGAATCCTTAA